The window CCTGGCATTGGCTGGCTGCGCCACTTCTGGCACAGATCCGTTGGCACCGAAAACCGTCAACAGCGTCAATCTCAAGAAATACCAGGGCACCTGGTACGAGTTGGCCCGTCTGCCGATGTATTTCCAGCGCAACTGCGCGCAATCCGAAGCCCATTACACGCTCAAGCCTGACGGCAACGTGCTGGTGCTGAACCGCTGCCTGACGGCGGACTGGCAATGGGAAGAGGCCAAGGGCACGGCTTATCCACAAGTGCCGGGCAAGACCGACAAGTTGTGGGTCGAGTTCGATACCTGGTTCTCGCGATTGCTGCCGGGTGTAGCGAAAGGGGAATACTGGGTGCTGTACGTCAGCGACGATTACAAGACCGCCATCGTCGGTGACCCGAGCCGCAAATATCTGTGGCTGCTGTCTCGGACGCCGACGGTTAACGGTGTGGTCCGTGAAGACCTGCTGAGCAAGGCGCGTCAGCAGGGCTACGACACCACGCGGTTGATCTGGCGTGCGTCGGATACGCAGATGGCCAAGACCTCGAACTAGCAGTCACCGAAGATTAAAACTGTGGGAGCGAGCCTGCTCGCGATAGCGGACTGTCAGTCAACATCCTTGTTGAAGCTGATGACCCTATCGCTAGCAGGCTAGCTCCCACATTTATTTTGTGTCAGCCGAGGAGATCGCGCAGGACTTGGGTGAACGCCCGATTGCTCTCTTCTTCTGCGGCATGCCGCCCATCCCGCACCACCCACTGGCCATTGACCAGCACATCCCGAACCTGGCGATCGCCGCCGGCAAACAACCAGCGATTCAGAATCCCGTCACCACTGGCCGTCGCCAGGTACGGATCGTTGCCGTCCAGCACCAGCCAATCCGCACGTTTCCCCACTTCCAACGCACCAATCGGCTGGCCCAGCGCCTGAGCGCCGCCATCCAGCGCCGCGTCATACAGTGTGCGGCCAACCATCGGCTGATCCTCGCCATACAACCGGTTACGCCGCTGATCGCGCAGGCGCTGGCCGTATTCCAGCCAACGCAATTCTTCCACCACGCTCAACGACACATGGCTGTCGGAGCCGATGCCCATCCGCCCACCCTGAGCGAGGAAGTCCACTGCCGGAAAAATCCCGTCGCCAAGGTTGGCTTCGGTGGTCAGGCATAAACCGGCGATGGCGCGACTCTTGGCCATCAGCGTGACTTCTTCCTGGTTTGCATGGGTCGCGTGGACCAGGCACCAGCGCTGATCGACTTCGGTATTTTCGTACAGCCATTGCAGCGGACGACGGCCGCTCCAGGCGATGCAGTCATCGACTTCTTTCTGCTGTTCGGCGATGTGAATGTGCACCGGGCACTGCTTGTCGCTGGCGGCCAGCACTTCGCTGATCTGCTGCGGTGTTACCGCGCGCAACGAGTGGAAGCACAAGCCCAGCGACTGCGCCGGTTGCTGCGCCAGGATCGGCTGCAAACGCGACTGAAGCGTGAGGTAGTTTTGGGTGCTGTTGATGAAGCGGCGCTGGCCGTCGTTCGGAGTCTGGCCGCCGAAACCGGAATGGCTGTAGAGCACCGGCAGCAGGGTCAGGCCGATACCGGCGGAGCTGGCCGCCTGGCTGATCCGCAGCGCCAGTTCGGCGGGATCTGCATACGGTTGGCCGTTGGTGTCGTGGTGTACGTAATGAAATTCCGCGACCGATGTGTAACCGGCCTTGAGCATTTCGATGTACAGCTGACGCGCAATGACGCCGAGTTGATCCGGGCTGATTTTTCCGACGAGCCGGTACATCAGATCGCGCCAGGTCCAGAAACTGTCGTTCGGATTACCCGCCACTTCCGCCAACCCGGCCATGGCCCGCTGGAAGGCGTGGGAGTGCAGATTCGGCATTCCCGGCAGCAACGGACCGCTTAGCCGTTCGGCGCCATCTGCGTGGGAATCGGCCTGGATATGGGTCATTACGCCATCGGCGCTGACCTCAAGACGTACATTGTTGGCCCATCCACTAGGCAGCAGCGCGCGTTCGGCAAAGAAGGCGGACATGGTTCAGCACCCCATCGTGTGTTATTTGTATATACATATACAGACGTTTGCCTGCTCGGTAAACTCCGGCAAGCTAGTAACCCTAACCAAACGAACAAGGATTAACCGTGCCGACTCCGCCTGCAGTCTCTCCGTTGGCCGCACACATGGGCGACAGTCCGGCGCCCTTGTACGCCCGCGTCAAACAAATGATCACCCAACAAATCGACAGTGGAAACTGGCCGCCGCACTACCGCGTTCCGTCGGAAAGCGAGCTGGTCAACCAACTCGGTTTCAGCCGCATGACCATCAACCGCGCCCTGCGCGAAATGACCGCCGACGGTCTGCTGGTGCGCATGCAAGGTGTCGGCACCTTCGTCGCCGAACCGAAAAGCCAGTCCGCGCTGTTTGAGGTGCATAACATCGCCGACGAAATCGCCTCCCGTGGTCATCGCCACACCTGCAAGGTGATCACCCTCGAAGAAGAGGCCGCCGGTTCCGAGCGTGCGTTGGCGCTCGATATGCGCGAAGGCCAGCGGGTTTTCCATTCGCTGATCGTGCATTTCGAAAACGACATTCCGGTGCAAATCGAAGACCGTTTCGTCAACGCGCTGGTCGCCCCGGACTATCTCAAGCAGGATTTCACCCTGCAAACGCCTTACGCCTACCTGAACCAGGTTGCGCCGTTGACCGAAGGCGAGCACGTGGTCGAGGCGATTCTGGCCGAGGCCTCCGAGTGCAAGTTGCTGCAGATTGAAAAGGGCGAGCCGTGCCTGCTGATTCGTCGCCGCACCTGGTCCGGCCGTCAGCCAGTGACCGCTGCCCGCTTGATCCACCCCGGTTCCCGTCATCGTCTGGAAGGTCGGTTCCATAAATGAATGAAATGAAAGTCTTACGCGCAAAAGATTACCCGCGCATGCCGTGGAAAAACGGCGGCGGCAGCACTGAAGAAATTACCCGTGATGGCGGTGCCGGCCTTGAGGGTTTCGGCTGGCGTCTGTCGATTGCCGACATCGGCGAGTCGGGCGGTTTCTCGACATTCGCCGGCTATGAGCGGGTGATCACCGTATTGCAAGGCGACGGCATGACCTTGCGGGTTGATGGCCAGGACACTCGGCCATTGTTACCGCTGGACCCGTTTGCTTTCAGCGGCGAGAGTCAGGTCTCGTGCACCTTGCTCGGTGGACCGATCCGAGACTTCAACCTGATTTATGCACCGCAGCGTTATAGCGCGCGGTTGCAGTGGCTGGACGGTGAGCAGCGGTTCTTCAGTTCGGCCGGAACGGTGCTGGTGTTCAGTGTCACCGACGAGCTTGAAGTGAAGGTCGGTAACAGCGCCTCACAACTCGGTCGCCATGATTGCCTGCAACTCGACGGTAACGTTGGCTTGCTGGAGGTCTCCGTCAGTGGCCAATGCTGCGTGATCGAGCTGACTGCACGCTGATCCAACTGTTTACAAAATCTCTGTGGTGAGGGGGCTTGCCCCCGTTGGGTTGCGAAGCGACCCCAAAAAATGGGGCTGCTACGCAGCCCAACGGGGGTAAACCCCCTCGCCACAAAAGCAATCCTCATCCTGTTTCCCGTCGCGCACCAACTTGTTACCGAACGCCCCAGCGTGGCGCAAAATCACAATCAAGTAACAGCTGACACTCTCCCCGCAATATCCCCCCCGAAAATTTCATCTTCGTCAAAACCCTTGATCTACAAGCCTTCCAGCCCTTTAAAGATTTTTCTTGAACACTCATCCAGCAAGTTGGCCGCTTGATTGCATATGCTTGTATGTACAAGTAAAGACGTATGCGTATGAGTCGATCGAGACTCCTCGCAGCGTCCACTGATTCGCTTGTGGCGCGTTGGCGCGCACAGGCTGGCTTACCCACCGCCAGGGTTGGTTTGGATTGATCGCTGAGGAGTCTTTTTCGTGACTGACAATACCCAGAAACCTACGAAGTATCGTGACGTTGAAATCCGTGCCGCGCGCGGTAACAAGCTGACCGCCAAGAGCTGGCTGACTGAAGCGCCGCTGCGCATGTTGATGAACAACCTCGACCCGGAAGTCGCCGAGAACCCTAAAGAACTGGTGGTTTACGGTGGTATCGGTCGCGCGGCACGTAATTGGGAATGCTACGACAAGATTGTCGAGAGCCTGACCAACCTGAACGATGACGAGACCCTGCTGGTGCAATCCGGCAAGCCGGTCGGCGTGTTCAAGACTCACACCAACGCCCCGCGCGTGCTGATCGCCAACTCCAACCTGGTGCCACACTGGGCGAGCTGGGAACACTTTAACGAACTGGATGCCAAGGGCCTGGCCATGTACGGCCAGATGACCGCCGGCAGCTGGATCTACATCGGCAGCCAGGGCATCGTTCAGGGCACCTACGAAACCTTCGTCGAGGCCGGTCGCCAACACTACAACGATGACCTGAAAGGTCGTTGGGTTCTGACCGCAGGCCTCGGCGGCATGGGCGGTGCTCAACCTCTGGCCGCCACCCTGGCCGGCGCGTGCTCGCTGAACATCGAATGCCAGCAGGTCAGCATCGATTTCCGCCTGAACAGCCGTTATGTCGATGAGCAAGCCACCGACCTCGACGACGCACTGGCCCGCATCGAGAAATACACCAAAGAAGGCAAGGCGATTTCCATCGCGCTGCTGGGTAACGCGGCAGAAATTCTGCCGGAACTGGTCAAGCGCGGCGTGCGCCCGGACATGGTCACCGACCAGACCAGCGCCCACGACCCGCTCAACGGTTACCTGCCAGCCGGCTGGACTTGGGAAGAGTACCGCGCTCGCGCCAAGACCGAGCCAGCTGCCGTGGTCAAAGCCGCCAAACAATCGATGGCCGTGCACGTTAAAGCGATGCTCGAATTCCAGAAAATGGGCATCCCGACCTTCGACTATGGCAACAACATCCGTCAGATGGCGCAAGAAGAAGGCGTGGAAAACGCATTCGACTTCCCAGGTTTCGTACCGGCTTACATCCGTCCACTGTTCTGCCGCGGCATCGGTCCATTCCGTTGGGCTGCACTGTCGGGCAACGCGGAAGACATCTACAAAACCGACGCCAAAGTAAAAGAACTGATCCCGGACGACGCCCACCTGCACAACTGGCTGGACATGGCGCGCGAGCGCATCAGCTTCCAAGGGCTGCCGGCGCGTATCTGCTGGGTGGGCCTGGGCCTGCGCGCCAAGCTCGGCCTGGCGTTCAACGAAATGGTTCGCAGCGGTGAATTGTCCGCGCCAATCGTGATCGGTCGCGACCACCTCGACTCCGGCTCGGTCGCCAGCCCGAACCGCGAAACCGAATCGATGCAGGACGGTTCCGATGCCGTGTCCGACTGGCCACTGCTCAACGCTCTGCTGAACACCGCGAGCGGCGCGACCTGGGTTTCCCTGCACCACGGCGGCGGCGTCGGCATGGGCTTCTCCCAGCACTCGGGCATGGTGATTGTCTGCGACGGTACTGACGAAGCGGCCGAGCGTATCGCTCGCGTGCTGCACAACGACCCGGCGACCGGTGTCATGCGTCACGCCGATGCGGGTTACCAGATCGCGATCGACTGCGCCAAGGAACAAGGGCTGAACCTGCCGATGATCACCGGCAAGTAACTCGGTCCCTGTGGGAGCGGGCTTGCTCGCGAATGCGATGGGTCAGCCAGCACAGATGTTGAATGTGCCGGCCTCTTCGCGAGCAAGCCCGCTCCCACAGAAAAGCAGAACCACGCGACTTCCCAGAACAATCCACAGAGGTTGAATCATGGCTGTTAACAGCGATCGTGCAGGCAGTAAACCGTTGATCGAGACGCGCTCGATCGACTACATCCCGGAAGCGGAAAGACACGGTCGTCTGTTGAGCCAGTTCACCCTGTGGATGGGCGCAAACCTGCAAATCACCGCCATTGTGACCGGCGCTCTGGCCGTCGTACTGGGTGGTGATGTGTTCTGGTCGTTGATCGGTTTGCTGATCGGGCAACTGATCGGCGGTGGCGTGATGGCGCTGCATGCTGCGCAAGGGCCCAAGCTTGGCCTGCCGCAGATGATCTCCAGCCGCGTGCAGTTCGGCGTGTATGGCGCGGCCATCCCGATCGTGCTGGTGTGTCTGATGTACCTCGGATTCACCGCAACGGGAACCGTGCTTTCCGGCCAGGCGCTGGGCCAGTTGTTTGGCGTCAGCGACAGCGTCGGCATCCTGATTTTCGCCAGTGTCATCGTGCTGGTCACAGTGCTCGGTTATCGGGTGATCCACTGGATCGGCCGTGTTGCCAGTGTCATTGGCGTGATTGCCTTCGTTTATCTGTTCAGCCGTCTGATGAGTCAGGTTGATGTTGGCGCACTGTTGCAAATCCGCCATTTCAGCTGGAGCAGTTTCTTGCTCGCGGTTTCGCTCGCGGCGTCCTGGCAGATCGCTTTCGGCCCTTACGTGGCGGACTACTCTCGCTACCTGCCGAGCAAGATTTCGTCGGTAAAAACTTTTTTTGCCGCAGGCGCAGGTTCGGTCATTGGTGCGCAGGTAGCGATGGTCCTCGGCGTGTTCGCTGCCGCATCGGCCAACGGCCAATTCGCCGGCCACGAGGTGGCCTATATCGTAGGTTTGGGCGGTACCGGTGCCACCGCTGCGCTGCTGTACTTCAGCATCGCGTTCGGCAAGGTCACCATTTCCACGCTCAACTCCTACGGCAGCTTCATGTGCATTGCGACCATCATCAGCGGTTTCCGTGGTGAGCTGAAGGTCACGCGCTTGCAGCGTCTGGTCTTCGTGCTGGTCATCGTCGGTGCTGCGACCCTGATGGCGTTGCTCGGTCAGCACTCGTTCCTCGGTGCGTTCAAGTCGTTCATCCTGTTCCTGCTGGCGTTCTTTACGCCATGGAGCGCGATCAACCTGGTGGACTACTACTGCATTACCCGCGAGCGCTATGACGTGCCGGCGTTGGCGGATCCGAACGGTCGCTACGGCCGTTGGAACGCCCTCGGTATCAGCGTCTATGTCTTCGGAGTACTGGTGCAGTTGCCGTTCATCGCCACCAAGTTCTATACCGGTCCGCTGGTAGAAGTTCTGGGTGGTGTGGATATTTCCTGGATCATCGGTCTGGTGCTTCCCGCAGCCCTGTATTACGTGTGCGCAAAAAAATGGCACGGCTCGGTACCCGATCACCTGATTCTGCCGGTTGAGCAGGACAGCGTTGTACAACAAAAAACAAGTGGGGCTGGTCGCGCTGCGGCGCAGGCCTGATTGGACGTGGACAGGGCTGGATGCCTCTTGACTGCCGTAAGCCAACTCATGATTAGGAGCGTCAAACAATGAAATCGAACAAGACCCTGCTGACCACATTGCTTTCCATGGGCCTGCTGGCCAGCGCCGGCGCTACTCAGGCCGCCGGTTGGTGCGAGTCGGGCAAACCGGTGAAGTTTGCCGGCCTGAACTGGGAAAGCGGCATGCTGCTGACCGACGTGATGCAAATCGTGTTGGAGAAGGGGTACGACTGCAAGACCGACAGCCTGCCGGGCAACTCCATCACCATGGAAAACGCCCTGAGCAGCAACGACATTCAAGTGTTTGCCGAAGAGTGGGTCGGCCGCAGCGAAGTCTGGAACAAGGCCGAGAAGGCCGGCAAGGTTGTCGGTGTTGGCGCTCCGGTCGTTGGTGCAATCGAAGGCTGGTACGTGCCGCGCTACGTGATCGAAGGCGACGCCAAGCGCAAGCTGGAGCCAAAAGCCCCGGACCTGAAAGCGATTGCCGATCTGGGCAAATACGCTGCCGTGTTCAAGGACCAGGAAGAGCCATCCAAAGGCCGTTTCTACAACTGTCCGGCCGGCTGGACCTGTGAACTCGACAACAGCGAAATGCTGAAAAGCTACGGCCTGGAAAGCACCTACACCAACTTCCGTCCGGGCACCGGCCCGGCGCTGGATGCCGCGGTGCTGTCGAGCTACAAGCGTGGCGAGCCGATCCTGTTCTACTACTGGTCGCCAACCCCGCTGATGGGCCAGGTCGACCTGGTCAAGCTTGAAGAAAAGCCAGGCGTGGACAAAAGCGTGAGCATCAAGGTCGGCCTGTCCAAGACCTTCCACGAGCAAGCCCCGGAACTGGTGGCCGTGCTGGAAAAGGTCAACCTGCCAATCGACCTGCTCAACCAGAACCTCGGGCGTATGGCCAAAGAGCGGATCGAGTCGCCAAAACTGGCCAAGATCTTCTTGAAGGAACATCCTGAAGTCTGGCACGCATGGGTGAGCGAAGACGCAGCCAAGAAAATCGACGCGGCCTTGTAGGTTGAGCCTCTCCGACTGCCGGCGACAGCAGTCGGACGCTTGATCGCAACCCCTTGATTGAGAGTCTCTTATGTTTCCCGAAAGCTTTACCTTTTCCATCGCCGACTGGGTCAACAGTTGGGTCGATTCGCTGGTCACCAACTACGGCGACGTGTTCCGGCACATCTCCGACACCCTGTTGTGGGCCATCGTCAATCTTGAAGGGCTGCTGCGAGCAGCGCCGTGGTGGCTGATGCTGGCCATCGTGGCGGGCGTTGCCTGGCACGCGACCCGCAAAGTCGTGACCACTTCGGTGATCGTCGGCCTGTTGTTCCTGGTGGGCGCGGTCGGCCTCTGGGACAAGCTGATGCAGACCCTGGCGCTGATGATGGTCGCGACGGTCATTTCGGTGCTGATCGGCATCCCGCTGGGCATTCTCTCGGCCCGCAGCAATCGCCTGCGTTCGGTGCTGATGCCGTTGCTGGACATCATGCAGACCATGCCGAGTTTCGTGTACCTGATCCCGGTGCTGATGCTGTTCGGCCTGGGCAAGGTCCCGGCGATTTTCGCCACCGTGATCTACGCCGCGCCACCGCTGATCCGCCTGACTGACTTGGGCATCCGCCAGGTTGACGGTGAAGTGATGGAAGCGATCAACGCCTTCGGTGCCAACCGCTGGCAGCAACTGTTTGGTGTGCAACTGCCGCTGGCCCTGCCGAGCATCATGGCCGGGATCAACCAGACCACCATGATGGCCCTGTCGATGGTGGTAATCGCCTCGATGATCGGTGCCCGTGGCTTGGGTGAAGATGTGTTGGTGGGGATTCAGACCCTCAACGTCGGACGTGGGCTTGAGGCCGGTCTGGCGATCGTGATTCTGGCAGTGGTGATCGACCGCATTACTCAGGCGTATGGTCGGCCACGGCATGAGGTGAGCAAATGAACAACGAAGCCATCAGCAAAATCGAAGTCAAAAACGTCTTCAAGATTTTCGGCAACCGCTCCAAGGAAGCGCTGGGCATGATTGGCCAGGGCAAGACCAAGGATCAGGTGCTGGCCGAGACCGGCTGCGTGGTCGGCGTGAACGACCTGTCGTTGAGCATCGGCACCGGCGAGATCTTCGTGATCATGGGCCTGTCGGGTTCCGGCAAATCGACCCTGGTGCGCCACTTCAACCGCCTGATCGACCCGACCAGCGGCGCGATCCTGGTGGACGGCGTGGACATCCTGCAATACGACATGGAAGCCCTGCGCGAATTTCGCCGTCACAAGATCAGCATGGTGTTCCAGAGCTTCGGCCTGCTGCCGCACAAGACCGTGGTGGACAACGTCGCCTACGGCCTGAAAGTGCGCGGCGAGAGCAAGCAAATGTGTTCCGAGCGCGCGCTGCACTGGATCAACACCGTGGGCCTGAAGGGCTACGAAAACAAATACCCGCACCAGCTCTCGGGCGGCATGCGTCAGCGAGTGGGCCTGGCCCGCGCCTTGGCGGCGGACACCGACATCATCCTGATGGACGAAGCCTTCAGTGCGCTCGACCCGCTGATCCGCGCGGAGATGCAGGACCAGTTGCTGGAACTGCAAAAGACCCTGCACAAGACCATCGTCTTCATCACCCACGACCTCGACGAGGCGGTGCGGATTGGTAACCGCATTGCGATCCTCAAGGACGGGCGCCTGATTCAGGTGGGTACGCCAAGAGAGATCCTGCATTCGCCGGCGGATGAGTATGTCGACCGGTTCGTGCAGCGGCGCGCTGCGGTGGTTTAAAGAGATTTGCGGTGATCGAGCGGGCCTCATCGCGGGCAAGCCCGCTCCCACAGGGATTGGTTGTGTTGCATAAATTTTCTTCACACAACAGAACACTGTGGGAGCGGGCTTGCCCGCGATGGCGCCGGTAAAGCTGCATCAATATTCAAGTTGTACGCACGAGGTCAAAGATGTCCCAGGCTGAAAAAATCGTTATCGCCGACGCTCCGTTGCGTTGGCAGGATGTGGTCGCGGTAGCCCGCTTTGGCGCCGAGCTTGAGCTGTCGCCACAGATTTGGGCACGCATCGAAAACGCCCAGGCCATCGTTCAGCGCATCGTCGCCAGCGGCGAGCGCGCCTATGGCGTCAACACAGGCCTGGGTGCCTTGTGCAACGTCTCGCTCAAAGACGAACAGCTCAGCCAACTGTCGCGCAACACGCTGCTCAGCCACGCTTGTGGCGTCGGCGCGCCGCTGGCCGACGAGCAGACTCGCGCGATCATGTGCGCGGCGATCCGCAATTACAGCCACGGCAAATCCGGCATTCATCGCCGTGTGGTCGAAGCCCTGCTGGCGCTGCTCAATCGCGGTATCACCCCGCAAGTGCCGTCCCAGGGTTCGGTCGGTTACCTGACCCACATGGCCCACATCGGCATCGCGCTGTTGGGTGTCGGCAATGTCAGCTATCGCGGGCAGATCGTTTCTGCGCAGCAAGCCCTGGCCGAAGAAGGTCTGCAACCGGTCCAGCTCGGTGCCAAAGATGGCCTGTGCCTGGTCAACGGCACGCCGTGCATGACCGGCCTCAGCTGCCTGGCGATTGCCGACGCGACGCGTTTGGTGCAATGGGCCGACGTGATCGGCGCCATGAGTTTTGAAGCCCTGCGTGGCCAGATCGCGGCGTTCGATGCCGAGATCATCGCGCTCAAACCGCACCCCGGCATGCAGCAAGTCGGGATCAACCTGCGGGCATTGCTGGATGGCAGTGAAGTAATTGCGTCGAGCAAAGGCATTCGTACGCAGGATGCGCTGAGCATCCGTTCGATTCCGCAGGTTCACGGCGCTGCACGGGATCAACTGACCCACGCGATCAGCCAGATTGAAACCGAACTCAACTCGGTCACCGATAACCCGATGCTGCTGGGCACGCCGGATGATTTCCGCATCATGTCCCAGGCTAATCCACACGGTCAGTCAGTGGCGTTGGCGGCCGATTTGCTGGCCATCGCCATGGCCGAAATCGGCTCTATTGCCGAGCGTCGCCTCGATCGCTTGATCAACCCGCACGTCAGCGGCCTGCCAGCCTTTTTGGTGGCCAATCCCGGGGTGAATTCCGGGATGATGATCGTCCAGTACGTCGCCGCTTCGCTGTGCGCAGAAAACCGCCAGTTGGCGCAACCGGCCGTGCTCGACAACTACGTCACTTCGGGCCTGCAAGAAGACCACTTGAGCATGGGCACCAACGCGGCGTTGAAGCTGCATCGTGCGCTGGAAAACTGCACGCAGATCCTCGCCATCGAGTACCTGCTGGCGGCCCAGGCATTTGAATTTCTCAAGGAACAACGTTTTGGCGCAGGCACCGACGCCGCGTGGCGACTGCTGCGTGAACGCGTCCCGGCTTACGATCAGGACCGTTGGCTGGCACCGGACATTGCCGCCGCTGCCGGCGTGTTGAAAGACTCGAATTTGCTGCACAAGGCGTTACCGAACCTCAACTGATTCCACATCAAACCAGCGTGCCAAGGCGCCAGCCCCCCACAAGGCGGGAAGCGACGGACAACGGACATTTCCGGAGCGTCTGGTTAGTTAACAAGAAGACTCTCAAAAGGAGATAAAAGTGACTGCGCTAAATTTGATTCCCGGCAAACTGAGCCTTGCCCAACTGCGTGATATCTATCAGCAGCCGGTCAAAATCACCCTCGACAACAGCGCCTCGGCCCAGATCGAAGCCAGCGTTGCCTGCGTGGAACAGATCCTCGCCGAGAACCGCACCGCCTACGGCATCAACACCGGTTTCGGCCTGCTGGCTTCGACCCGCATCGCCAGCGAAGACCTGGAAAACCTGCAGCGCTCGCTGGTGCTGTCCCACGCCGCCGGTGTCGGCGAGCCGATCAGCGATGCGCTGGTGCGGTTGGTCATGGTGCTCAAGGTCAACAGCCTGAGCCGTGGTTTTTCCGGCATTCGTCGTGTCGTGATCGACGCACTGATCGCGCTGATCAACGCCGAGGTTTACCCGCACATTCCATTGAAAGGCTCGGTCGGTGCCTCCGGTGACCTGGCGCCTCTGGCCCACATGTCGCTGGTGCTGCTGGGCGAAGGCAAGGCTCGCTACAAAGGCGAGTGGATGGAAGCGACCGAAGCGCTGAAAATCGCCGGCCTGACGCCGTTGACCCTGGCGGCGAAAGAAGGCCTGGCGCTGCTCAACGGCACACAGGTTTCCACTGCTTACGCGCTGCGTGGCTTGTTCGAAGGCGAAGACCTGTTCGCTGGCGCCGTGGCGATTGGTGCCCTGACGGTTGAAGCGGTATTGGGCTCGCGCTCGCCGTTCGATGCGCGCATCCACGCTGCCCGTGGCCAGAAAGGCCAGATCGACGCCGCCGCCGCTTACCGCGATCTGCTGGGTGAACGCAGTGAAGTGTCCGACTCGCACCAGAACTGCGAAAAGGTCCAGGACCCGTACTCCCTGCGCTGCCAGCCACAAGTCATGGGCGCCTGCCTGACCCAGTTCCGTCAGGCCGCCGAAGTGCTGGCCGTCGAAGCCAACGCCGTTTCCGACAACCCGCTGGTGTTCGCCGCTGAAGGCGACGTGATTTCCGGCGGCAACTTCCACGCCGAACCGGTGGCCATGGCCGCTGACAACATGGCCCTGGCCATCGCTGAAATCGGTTCCCTGAGCGAACGCCGCATCTCGCTGATGATGGACAAACACATGTCGCAACTGCCGCCGTTCCTGGTGGCCAATGGCGGCGTGAACTCCGGTTTCATGATCGCCCAGGTGACCGCTGCGGCACTGGCCAGCGAGAACAAGGCGCTGTCCCATCCGCATTCGGTGGACAGCCTGCCGACTTCCGCGAACCAGGAAGACCACGTGTCCATGGCGCCGGCTGCGGGCAAGCGTCTGTGGGAAATGGCCGAAAACACTCGCGGTGTTCTGGCGGTGGAGTGGTTGGCGGCCGTTCAGGGGCTGGATTTGCGCGAAGGTCTGAAGACCTCGGCGAAGCTGGAAAAGGCTCGCGGGATTTTGCGTAACGAAGTGCCGTTCTATGAGAAGGATCGCTTCTTTGCGCCGGACATCAATGCGGCGACTGAATTGTTGGCGACGCGTTGCCTGAATGAACTGGTGTCGGCCAAGCTTTTGCCGAGCCTGTGATGTACTCATCGCCAGCAGGCTGGCTCCCACAGTTGTAATGCGCATCCCTGTGGGAGCCAGCCTGCTGGCGATTCGATTTTGAATAATGTGGAGACTACGGGATGAAAACTCTCTGGCAACACTGCCACGTCGCAACCATGGCGCAAGGCGTCTACTCGATCATCGAAGACGCGGCCATCGTGACGTCCGGTGCGCACATTGAGTGGGTCGGCCCGCGCAGTGAACTGCCGGCTGGGGAATACCCGGCCGTCAACGACTTGAAAGGGGCCTGGGTTACGCCGGGCCTGATCGACTGCCACACCCACACGGTGTTCGGCGGTAACCGCAGCGGTGAATTCGAACAGCGCCTGCAAGGCGTCAGCTACGCGGAAATCGCAGCCGCCGGTGGCGGCATCGCCAGCACTGTGCGCGCCACCCGCGCAGCGAC is drawn from Pseudomonas sp. 31-12 and contains these coding sequences:
- a CDS encoding cytosine permease; protein product: MAVNSDRAGSKPLIETRSIDYIPEAERHGRLLSQFTLWMGANLQITAIVTGALAVVLGGDVFWSLIGLLIGQLIGGGVMALHAAQGPKLGLPQMISSRVQFGVYGAAIPIVLVCLMYLGFTATGTVLSGQALGQLFGVSDSVGILIFASVIVLVTVLGYRVIHWIGRVASVIGVIAFVYLFSRLMSQVDVGALLQIRHFSWSSFLLAVSLAASWQIAFGPYVADYSRYLPSKISSVKTFFAAGAGSVIGAQVAMVLGVFAAASANGQFAGHEVAYIVGLGGTGATAALLYFSIAFGKVTISTLNSYGSFMCIATIISGFRGELKVTRLQRLVFVLVIVGAATLMALLGQHSFLGAFKSFILFLLAFFTPWSAINLVDYYCITRERYDVPALADPNGRYGRWNALGISVYVFGVLVQLPFIATKFYTGPLVEVLGGVDISWIIGLVLPAALYYVCAKKWHGSVPDHLILPVEQDSVVQQKTSGAGRAAAQA
- a CDS encoding ABC transporter substrate-binding protein, which produces MKSNKTLLTTLLSMGLLASAGATQAAGWCESGKPVKFAGLNWESGMLLTDVMQIVLEKGYDCKTDSLPGNSITMENALSSNDIQVFAEEWVGRSEVWNKAEKAGKVVGVGAPVVGAIEGWYVPRYVIEGDAKRKLEPKAPDLKAIADLGKYAAVFKDQEEPSKGRFYNCPAGWTCELDNSEMLKSYGLESTYTNFRPGTGPALDAAVLSSYKRGEPILFYYWSPTPLMGQVDLVKLEEKPGVDKSVSIKVGLSKTFHEQAPELVAVLEKVNLPIDLLNQNLGRMAKERIESPKLAKIFLKEHPEVWHAWVSEDAAKKIDAAL
- a CDS encoding proline/glycine betaine ABC transporter permease; translation: MFPESFTFSIADWVNSWVDSLVTNYGDVFRHISDTLLWAIVNLEGLLRAAPWWLMLAIVAGVAWHATRKVVTTSVIVGLLFLVGAVGLWDKLMQTLALMMVATVISVLIGIPLGILSARSNRLRSVLMPLLDIMQTMPSFVYLIPVLMLFGLGKVPAIFATVIYAAPPLIRLTDLGIRQVDGEVMEAINAFGANRWQQLFGVQLPLALPSIMAGINQTTMMALSMVVIASMIGARGLGEDVLVGIQTLNVGRGLEAGLAIVILAVVIDRITQAYGRPRHEVSK
- a CDS encoding glycine betaine/L-proline ABC transporter ATP-binding protein, translating into MNNEAISKIEVKNVFKIFGNRSKEALGMIGQGKTKDQVLAETGCVVGVNDLSLSIGTGEIFVIMGLSGSGKSTLVRHFNRLIDPTSGAILVDGVDILQYDMEALREFRRHKISMVFQSFGLLPHKTVVDNVAYGLKVRGESKQMCSERALHWINTVGLKGYENKYPHQLSGGMRQRVGLARALAADTDIILMDEAFSALDPLIRAEMQDQLLELQKTLHKTIVFITHDLDEAVRIGNRIAILKDGRLIQVGTPREILHSPADEYVDRFVQRRAAVV